CAAGCAGATGCTTATGGGCACGGGTATGGACGCAGTTTTTGAGGTGGCCACATACTTCAGGGCAGAGGAGCATGATACTATATGGCATCTGAATGAAATAACTGCAATTGATTGCGAGATGGCCTTCATTGAGGATGAGGAGGACATTCTAACGCTCATTGAGAATCTTATTGTGGCAATGGTAAGGGAAGTAAAGGAGAACTGCCAGAAGGAAATCGAGCTTCTGGGCAGGGATATTTCCATACCAGAAAAACCTTTTCCAAGAATTGAATATTCAAAGGCTATTGAGCTGCTGGAGGAAGCTGGTCTGAGGCTACCCTTCGGTGAGGATTTGACCACCGAGACAGAGAAAAGGCTTGGGGAGATTATGAAGGAGAAAGGACATGTGTTTTATTTTGTGACCAAATATCCCCTGGGTATCAAACCCTTCTACACAATGCCGGAGAACTCAGAACAGAAACTGAGCAGAGCATTTGACCTGGAGTTCAGTGGCAGGGAGATAATTTCAGGTTCTCAGAGAATTCATAATTATGATTTGCTGGTGGATAGAATTAAGGCCAAAGGTCTGAGGCCGGAGAGTTTTGGAGCCTATCTAAAAGCATTCAAATATGGCATGCCCCCACATGGGGGTTTTGGAATGGGAATTGAAAGGCTTCTGATGTTACTCCTGAATCTTTCCAATATAAGGGAGGCTGTGCTCTTCCCGAGGGATAGATACAGGCTTAAGCCCTGAAGTATTGGGTTAATGAAAGGATAGGAAAAAGGTTAAGTACGCCCTGTATATATAATATGAAAATGCTTGTGGCATACATAATTCCGGGTGGAAAATTTAAAAGTGGGTATGAGAAATGAAAATCCTTGTGGTGACTGATAAGAGTAAATATTCAAAACAGGTACTTGATACTATAGTTAGAGCCGGAAAGCAATATCCTGACATGGAGATAATTATAGCATATCTTTCAAGAAATATAACTTCTGAAGGTAAGGAAAGGCTGAGAGAATATGTGGAACAGGCAAGGTCATTTGGAATTAAGGTGGAAGAGGATTATGTGACCTTTGATTTTCTTCCAAATGCCTGCCGCTATCTATGTACATTATACGAAGACAAAGGAATTGCGGCTATTTTTATAGCGAGCCCTATTAGAGAGGTTATAGACCTCCTTAGAAAATTATGTCCGGATGTGAACATAGAAGTTGTTAATATCCTTCCTATACTGGATGAAATCATGACAAAAGAGGTAATAACTGCTTCAGTAGAGACAAACGTGAAGGAAATTTCAATTATAATGAAAAAATACAAGGTTGGAAGCGTGATTATTACTGATGGTGGAAAGGCGCATGGCATAATTACGGAGAGTGACCTTATCAAAAGAGTTATGGCAGATGGAAAAGACCCTGATAAAACTATTGCCGGAGAGGTCATGACTTTCCCGATTATAATCGGAGAGTATGACATGCAGGTAGGTGAGGCAGCTCATCTTATGGCTTCAAAGAGGGTAAAAAAACTTCCAGTAATAAAGAATGGAAAACTTGCAGGTATAATTACAGTGAGTGACCTTGCCTATAGATTTCCTAAAATTGCAACGAGTATAACCACAAATGTTAATAATTTTCACTCTGGAAGTTGTTGTATCTGATTTTTTGTTGATAGGCTGAATTTTTATATTATAAAACCAGAAGTTGTATTATGGGCAGGAAGGTTATAAGAGATTCAATTCATGGCGACATCTTTTTAAGTGCCCTGGAAGTTGAGGTTGTCGATACACCTGAATTTCAGAGATTAAGGAGAATAAAACAGCTTGGACTTACAAATCTTGTTTATCCCAGTGCAAATCATACAAGATTTGAACATTCTATTGGAGCAATGCATCTCGCCGGGAAAATTGCAGATAGACTTAACCTCGGGGAGAGAGATAAGAGCCTTATTTGTCTTGCTGCCCTGCTTCATGATATAGGGCATGGTCCTCTTTCACATACAAGTGAGGAACTCCTGGCGAGGTACCTTAATATTTCCCATGAAAGGATATCAGTTGAAACTGTAGAGAACTCAGGCATTGCCACAATACTTGAGAAACATGGAATTCATGCCGGAGACATCGCTGATATAATTGCAGGTAAAAAAGGTTATATGAGCAAGATAATTTCCAGCGAGGTTGATATAGACAGGATGGATTATCTGGTGAGAGATGCGCATCATACTGGTGTTGGCTATGGAATTATTGACCTCCACAGGCTTATAAATAGTATGGAGCTTTTTGAGGGGAATCTTGTCTTCAATTCCGGGGGTCTGAGGGCAATAGAGGGATTGCTGGTGGCAAGATTTTTAATGATACCCAGTGTTTATCTGCATCACACCTCGAGAATTGCTGATGCAATGTTTCTTAAAGCAACTGAATATGCTATTCAGGAGGGTATAATTGATTTTGAGACTATGATAAAATTCGATGATATTGAGATTCAGAATGTTTTCAGAAGGTCCACAGGATATGTAGGGGAAATAGGAGAAAGGCTGGATTTAAGGAAGCTCTTCAAAAAGGTTGTTGTAAAGGGCTGGCATGATATTTCGCCTGTACTCAGGGAGAATGTTATATCCCTGAGGGCAGATGTTGAAAAGATAAGGAAGATTGAGAGGGAGATAGCTGAGGAAGCAAATGTCGGGGAGGAGTATATTCTTATCGATATCCCTCCTGAACCAGAATATAGAGAAATGGATGCCATGATAGAAAAAAACGGAAAGATTGTCAGGATTGAGGAGGAGTCCCCTCTTGTGAGTGTACTGAAGGTTGCACAGAAAAGCTACTGGAGTATGGGGATTTATACACGCGGAGAGTATGTTGAGAAGGTGGCCAGAGTAGCAGAGAATATTGAATCTTTCTTTGAATAGTTTTCACTTCTGTATAACCTTTATGTCCATTCTTTTCTTTTTTGCATGCACAATCTTCTTCAGGTCGACAACTGTATCCTCTTTAAGTCTGAATTTATCCATGGATATATCAGGGAGCTTCCCATTTACCTCATAGATATAATAGCCGTCTTCACCATCAACACTTATAACAAAGTTTCTCTCTCCAAGGCTTTCAACTCTTACGCCGGCGACCTGCTTTAAAGCTTCCAGTACTGATGTGCCTTCCTCTACTTCAATCCTGTATTCTTCAGAAAAACCGTCAAGAATTTTATAGATGTTTTCTGTTTTTGCTCTGAGCACATGGGTTCTGCCAAAGATTTTTTTCTCCACAAGATTCTTTTCCTCGAGGATTTTTATATGCTTTGATGCCTGGGGTACTGAAATTTTCATGGCCCTTGCTATACCTGAGATGTGCATATCCTCCTTCATCAGAAGCTTTAAGATATCCCTTCTTGTGCTGCTTTTCATAACCGAAAAAAGGTCTTCGATGGTTGCCATTATTGTTATGGTTTGTTGGTATACACTTAAATCTTTCTGGTGGGATACAGGAAATTAAAAGGGGAAGAAGGTTAGCAGTTCCAGCCGCAGCTTTTTATTTTTATTATGGAGGGGGTAGGGCATACTGTAGAGGTATGGAATATGAGATTATAAATTCTTGTGCATGGTATTATGCCAGTCCAATGAAGAAAAAGCAATTATAGTTCAGTGATATATTACATACATATTATTGAGGTGGTGTATTTGAATGGAACCATTGAGCAGGGGATTCTGGGTAATTCAAAGTTGCTTGTGGGAATAGGGACTAAAGGTCACATCACACATTTGTTCTGGCCAAATCTAGACTTTGCAGAGCACATGGAAGCAAGCTTTGCAGGAATATATAGCGACAAAACCGGGTTTGGCTGGACAACAGACTCGCCATGGGATTACTCCCAGACATATATAAAAGATGCTCCTATCATCAGGACTGTAATGCACAACCCTGAGATAGGTATCGATGTCGAGGTAACGGATTTTGTACACTCTAAAGACGATATCCTTGTAAGACATTTCAGGATAATCAACAGGAGTAGAGATGATATAAACTTAAAATTGTTCTATTATCTTGACCTGAAAATCATGGAAACTCTGACAGGTAATGCCGCCTTCTACGATTCTGACTCAGATTCAATAATTCAGTATTATAGACAGTGTTACTTCGCCTGCGGGGGCGACATAAAGATGAGTGGGTATCAGTGCGGCGCACACAACGATGGAAGTGATGCCTTCTCTGATGTTTATGACGGAAGGTTAGAGGGAAATCCATTAATAATTTCTCACGGCAGCAAAGGGATAAATTCCTCTCAGCTCTGGGATTTGGGCAGATTTTCTCCAGGAGAAGAGAAGGAAGTCACTATCTTTATAGGTATGGGTTCCGACGAGAACCGTGCCCTTTCCTCCCTGTTAACGGCCAGACAGAATTGTTACAAAGGCTTATATGAAGATACAGAGAGGTACTGGAATGAGTGGCTCAGCAGGAGCAGGGAGGTAAAGAAATTTTCGGAAGTTTACAGACGCTCTTTAATCACCCTGAAACTACTCAGCAGCAGGGAGTGGGGCGGGGTAATTG
The window above is part of the archaeon BMS3Bbin15 genome. Proteins encoded here:
- the asnS gene encoding asparagine--tRNA ligase, encoding MIKRRYSSELSSEMDGKVVTVAGWVHEKRKMGKLIFLLIRDRNGIVQLTLPGKFVPKEVFETARNVSKESVVVARGKLQKMEKAPGGFEIIPEEIKVLARAESPLPLDPTGKVPANLDTRLDSRVIDLRKPEIMAVFKIRSNMLKAAREYLYRKSFLEIHSPRIISTASEGGTELFPIAYFEKEAFLAQSPQLYKQMLMGTGMDAVFEVATYFRAEEHDTIWHLNEITAIDCEMAFIEDEEDILTLIENLIVAMVREVKENCQKEIELLGRDISIPEKPFPRIEYSKAIELLEEAGLRLPFGEDLTTETEKRLGEIMKEKGHVFYFVTKYPLGIKPFYTMPENSEQKLSRAFDLEFSGREIISGSQRIHNYDLLVDRIKAKGLRPESFGAYLKAFKYGMPPHGGFGMGIERLLMLLLNLSNIREAVLFPRDRYRLKP
- the hrp1_1 gene encoding hypoxic response protein 1; protein product: MKILVVTDKSKYSKQVLDTIVRAGKQYPDMEIIIAYLSRNITSEGKERLREYVEQARSFGIKVEEDYVTFDFLPNACRYLCTLYEDKGIAAIFIASPIREVIDLLRKLCPDVNIEVVNILPILDEIMTKEVITASVETNVKEISIIMKKYKVGSVIITDGGKAHGIITESDLIKRVMADGKDPDKTIAGEVMTFPIIIGEYDMQVGEAAHLMASKRVKKLPVIKNGKLAGIITVSDLAYRFPKIATSITTNVNNFHSGSCCI
- a CDS encoding deoxyguanosinetriphosphate triphosphohydrolase-like protein; this encodes MGRKVIRDSIHGDIFLSALEVEVVDTPEFQRLRRIKQLGLTNLVYPSANHTRFEHSIGAMHLAGKIADRLNLGERDKSLICLAALLHDIGHGPLSHTSEELLARYLNISHERISVETVENSGIATILEKHGIHAGDIADIIAGKKGYMSKIISSEVDIDRMDYLVRDAHHTGVGYGIIDLHRLINSMELFEGNLVFNSGGLRAIEGLLVARFLMIPSVYLHHTSRIADAMFLKATEYAIQEGIIDFETMIKFDDIEIQNVFRRSTGYVGEIGERLDLRKLFKKVVVKGWHDISPVLRENVISLRADVEKIRKIEREIAEEANVGEEYILIDIPPEPEYREMDAMIEKNGKIVRIEEESPLVSVLKVAQKSYWSMGIYTRGEYVEKVARVAENIESFFE
- a CDS encoding bacterial regulatory protein, arsR family, which produces MATIEDLFSVMKSSTRRDILKLLMKEDMHISGIARAMKISVPQASKHIKILEEKNLVEKKIFGRTHVLRAKTENIYKILDGFSEEYRIEVEEGTSVLEALKQVAGVRVESLGERNFVISVDGEDGYYIYEVNGKLPDISMDKFRLKEDTVVDLKKIVHAKKKRMDIKVIQK